A genomic segment from Nicotiana sylvestris chromosome 1, ASM39365v2, whole genome shotgun sequence encodes:
- the LOC138870058 gene encoding uncharacterized protein, with translation MTNDNGNHAVPMVIANVSARRTPALAPTEKCEKYFGLDFKQWQQKMFFYLTTLSLQKFINEDVPVLPDETPENERFIVIEAWNHSDFLCKNYFLSGLEDDLYNVYSGMKTSKELWIVLENKYKTKYVEEIRYRQVFGLQNSLVINEVFQVAAMIEKLSPLWKDFKNYLKHKCKEMSLEDLIFRLRIEEDNKVAEKRGLGNSTIMGGNIIEDTSQNKRKRKQASGLKSNPSKKRFNGNCYNCGKAAHKSTECCALKKHKKKGQANMIEKHEDIDDLCAMLSECKLVGNPKEWWIDSGATRHVCAVWEAFATYAPIGPERLFLWEMLQPPRLKDVGSSF, from the exons atgaCTAATGATAACGGGAACCATGCTGTTCCAATGGTGATTGCCAATGTATCAGCAAGACGAACACCGGCGCTGGCACCGACGGAGAAATGCGAAAAATATTTCGGGTTGGATTTCAAGCAgtggcagcaaaagatgttcttctacttgactactttaAGTCTGCAGAAGTTCATCAACGAAGATGTTCCTGTTCTTcccgatgaaactccagagaatgaacgctttatcgtgattgaggcgtggaatcATTCTGATTTTCTGTGCAAGAATTATTTTCTTAGCGGGCTGGAGGACGATTTGTATAATGTCTACAGTGGCATGaagacgtcaaaagaattgtggattgTGCTtgaaaataaatacaaaactAAATATGTTGAAGAAATTCGTTACCGCcaagtttttggactacaaaata gtcttgtcatcaatgaagtattccaagtagcagcgatgattgaAAAGTTGtctcctttgtggaaggacttcaaaaactacttgaaacacaaatgcaaggagatgtcccttgaagatctcatttttcggttgagaatagaagaggacaacaaagttgctgaaaagagaggccttggaaactcaacaataatgggaggaAACATTATTGaggatacttctcaaaataagagaaagaggaagCAGGCTTCTGGACTGAAaagcaacccaagcaagaagcggttcaatggaaattgctacaactgtggaaaagctgcgcacaaatctacggagtgctGTGCTCTGAAGAAACACAaaaagaagggtcaagcaaacatgattgaaaagcatgaagatattgatgacttgtgtgctatgctttctgaatgcaagttggtgggaaatcctaaggagtggtggattgattctggagccactcgtcATGTTTGTGCTGTTTGGGAAGCCTTTGCAACATATGCTCCTATTGGACCCGAGAGACtctttctatgggaaatgctaCAACCaccaagattgaaggatgtgggaagtTCTTTCTGA